From the genome of Miscanthus floridulus cultivar M001 chromosome 10, ASM1932011v1, whole genome shotgun sequence, one region includes:
- the LOC136485232 gene encoding actin-binding protein wsp1-like, which translates to MTPPPSAKPTAPPSPVPSVPSTSPADGEAQRPRPLPSLQPPPLPAWPPGAVAAVLGHRHGGLPPRVPSRDGAAAGRGRVVEEDYPVGELEEDDGGDLDFLLPPRVVVGPDENGLKNVIDYRFDDDSNKVKVTTTTRVPSPSPPTISLQSRSITRTQPPPLPHSEAREAFEHAAAASARRR; encoded by the exons ATGACTCCTCCTCCGTCAGCCAAACCGACCGCGCCTCCCTCCCCAGTTCCCTCCGTACCGTCGACCTCTCCCGCGGATGGGGAGGCGCAGCGGccccgccccctcccctccctccaacCCCCGCCGCTGCCGGCCTGGCCTCCCGGAGCAGTCGCTGCTGTGCTCGGCCATCGTCACGGCGGCCTCCCCCCTCGGGTTCCCTCGCGGGATGGCGCGGCGGCCGGGCGGGGACGGGTTGTCGAGGAGGACTATCCAGTGGGGGAGCTCgaggaggacgacggcggcgacctCGACTTCCTCCTCCCTCCCCGCGTCGTCGTCGGGCCCGACGAGAACGGCCTCAAGAACGTCATTGACTATCGCTTCGACGACGACAGCAACAAGGTCAaggtcaccaccaccacccgcGTCCCCTCACCATCCCCTCCCACGATCTCGCTCCAATCGCGCTCCATCACGCGCACGCAGCCACCTCCTCTCCCACACTCCGAGGCGCGGGAGGCCTTCGAGCACGCCGCCGCAGCAAGCGCGAG GCGTAGGTGA